From the genome of Bosea sp. Tri-49, one region includes:
- a CDS encoding pilus assembly protein N-terminal domain-containing protein gives MSIAMPGSRLSKSFLALVCAGFAGAAGLSFSADLARAQARLVPAPVPENQGDIGREAKIDAVTVTVDHAKVLRLPERAQTVIVGNPAIADVTVQPNGVMVVTGKSYGVTNLIALDATGALLAESSVRVGAASDSILTVQRGLERESYSCTPDCQPSAQLGDAQRHFNEAGGQAAARNAAAGGGQKR, from the coding sequence ATGTCCATTGCGATGCCGGGATCGCGGCTCTCCAAATCCTTCCTGGCGCTCGTCTGCGCCGGATTTGCGGGCGCTGCGGGCTTGAGCTTTTCAGCCGACCTCGCACGCGCGCAGGCCCGGCTCGTGCCGGCGCCAGTACCGGAAAACCAGGGCGACATCGGCAGGGAAGCGAAAATCGATGCCGTTACGGTGACGGTCGATCATGCCAAAGTGCTGCGGCTGCCCGAACGGGCCCAGACGGTGATTGTCGGCAACCCGGCGATCGCCGACGTCACGGTCCAGCCCAATGGCGTCATGGTCGTCACCGGCAAAAGCTACGGCGTGACCAACCTGATCGCTCTCGATGCCACCGGCGCCCTGTTGGCGGAATCCAGCGTGCGCGTCGGCGCGGCCAGCGACTCGATCCTGACCGTGCAGCGCGGCCTCGAGCGCGAGAGCTATTCCTGCACGCCCGATTGCCAGCCGAGCGCTCAGCTCGGCGACGCACAGCGTCACTTCAACGAAGCCGGCGGACAAGCGGCTGCCCGCAATGCCGCGGCGGGCGGGGGCCAGAAGAGGTAG
- a CDS encoding phosphomannomutase/phosphoglucomutase yields the protein MFPKPLPELFPNTFDYESLPMVKPTGFREYDARWFFGKELNLMGVQAVGMGLGTLIKRMGVKPEIVTAHDFRSYSSSIKMALVTGLMAAGCKVHDIGLAMSPMAYFAQFELDVPCVAMVTASHNDNGWTGIKMGAQRPVTFGPDEMGQLRDLVLAGDFDLSGGGSYQFVPDFPARYIADLTNRPKIKRKLKVIAACGNGTAGAFAPQILEALGCEVIPMDAELDHTFPRYNPNPEDMKMLHAMADAVKQHGADVALGFDGDGDRCGVVDNHGEEIFADKIGVMLARDLGKLNPGAQFVVDVKSTGLFSTDPELQKLGVKTDYWKTGHSYIKRRVRDLNALAGFEKSGHFFFNAPVGRGYDDGVVTAIAVIDMLDRNPDKSMAELYAAVPKTWGTPTMAAKCADEIKYGVSDKVTKRIEAMKAAGDKIAGQAIRDVITVNGVRVVNEDGTWGLVRASSNKPELVVVCESPVSEARMREMFKAIDSVLRENPEVGAYNQTI from the coding sequence ATGTTTCCGAAGCCCCTGCCCGAGCTCTTCCCGAACACCTTCGACTACGAATCGCTGCCGATGGTGAAGCCGACCGGCTTCCGCGAATACGATGCGCGCTGGTTCTTCGGGAAAGAGCTCAACCTGATGGGCGTGCAGGCTGTCGGCATGGGCCTGGGTACGCTGATCAAGCGCATGGGCGTCAAGCCCGAGATCGTCACCGCCCATGACTTCCGCAGCTATTCCTCCTCGATCAAGATGGCGCTGGTCACCGGCCTGATGGCCGCCGGCTGCAAGGTCCACGACATCGGCCTCGCCATGTCGCCCATGGCCTATTTCGCCCAGTTCGAGCTCGATGTGCCCTGCGTTGCCATGGTCACCGCCTCGCACAACGACAATGGCTGGACCGGCATCAAGATGGGCGCCCAGCGCCCGGTCACCTTCGGCCCGGACGAGATGGGGCAGTTGCGCGATCTCGTGCTGGCGGGCGATTTCGACCTCTCGGGCGGGGGCTCTTATCAATTCGTGCCCGACTTCCCGGCGCGCTACATCGCCGACCTGACCAACCGTCCGAAGATCAAGCGCAAGCTCAAGGTCATCGCCGCCTGCGGCAACGGCACCGCCGGCGCCTTCGCGCCGCAGATCCTGGAGGCGCTCGGCTGCGAGGTCATCCCGATGGATGCCGAGCTCGACCACACCTTCCCGCGCTACAACCCGAACCCCGAAGACATGAAGATGCTGCACGCCATGGCCGATGCCGTGAAGCAGCACGGCGCCGACGTCGCGCTCGGCTTCGATGGTGACGGCGACCGCTGCGGCGTGGTCGACAACCATGGCGAGGAGATCTTCGCCGACAAGATCGGCGTGATGCTGGCGCGCGACCTCGGCAAGCTCAATCCGGGCGCGCAGTTCGTCGTCGACGTCAAGTCGACCGGCCTGTTCTCGACCGATCCGGAACTGCAGAAGCTCGGCGTCAAGACCGACTACTGGAAGACCGGCCATTCCTACATCAAGCGCCGGGTCCGTGATCTCAACGCCCTCGCTGGCTTCGAGAAGTCCGGCCATTTCTTCTTCAACGCGCCGGTCGGCCGCGGCTATGATGACGGCGTCGTCACCGCGATCGCCGTGATCGACATGCTCGACCGCAACCCGGATAAGTCGATGGCCGAGCTCTATGCCGCGGTGCCGAAGACTTGGGGCACGCCGACCATGGCGGCCAAATGCGCCGACGAGATCAAATACGGCGTCAGTGACAAGGTGACCAAGCGCATCGAGGCGATGAAGGCGGCGGGCGACAAGATCGCCGGGCAGGCGATCCGCGACGTCATCACCGTCAACGGTGTGCGCGTCGTCAACGAGGACGGCACCTGGGGGCTGGTCCGCGCCTCCTCGAACAAGCCGGAACTGGTCGTGGTCTGCGAGAGCCCGGTCTCGGAAGCGCGCATGCGCGAGATGTTCAAGGCGATCGACAGCGTGCTGCGCGAGAACCCGGAAGTCGGCGCCTACAACCAGACGATCTGA
- a CDS encoding retropepsin-like aspartic protease family protein, with protein sequence MARPIVWFLGVGGLASLLALGSAGTLDRMARQAPAPAKAGASERAPANAERVLTVHADYRGHYVVHPSIDNYRVKMMVDTGASFIALTDADARALGVRPDRAAYTIGLGTANGVVRGARTMLREVRLGDISVRDVEAVVLPAGALSVSLLGTSFLRRLRGYEVQGGRMVLRG encoded by the coding sequence ATGGCTCGGCCGATTGTCTGGTTCTTGGGCGTTGGCGGGCTGGCCAGCCTGCTCGCGCTGGGCTCTGCCGGCACTCTCGATCGGATGGCCCGGCAGGCGCCGGCTCCTGCCAAGGCCGGTGCGAGCGAGCGCGCGCCGGCGAACGCTGAACGCGTGCTGACGGTGCATGCCGACTATCGCGGCCACTATGTCGTCCACCCGTCGATCGACAACTATCGTGTGAAGATGATGGTCGACACCGGCGCGAGCTTTATCGCGCTGACCGACGCCGACGCCCGCGCGCTCGGGGTCAGGCCGGACCGCGCTGCGTATACAATCGGGCTCGGCACCGCCAACGGTGTGGTGCGGGGCGCCAGGACGATGCTGCGCGAGGTGCGGCTCGGCGACATCTCGGTGCGCGATGTCGAGGCCGTCGTGCTGCCCGCCGGCGCCCTGTCGGTCAGCCTGCTCGGCACATCCTTCCTGCGCCGGCTGCGTGGCTATGAGGTCCAGGGCGGCCGCATGGTCCTGCGCGGCTGA
- a CDS encoding ribokinase, which translates to MIIVFGSLNVDLVTLVERLPGAGETVMGPGYVLHPGGKGANQALAARRAGAEVTLVGAVGRDGFAEIALGLLDEDGVDLSHVARTDAPTGAAFIAVDADGANQIVVAAGANALAKADAAEELKPGEDDLLLLQREVPESECLRAARAMRAGGGQVILNLAPAGEPAPELLALTDILIVNEHEALILARSLGWDETEPDAIAQRVDGERSIACIVTLGSAGAVGWHGGVRRRLEAPVVEAVDTVAAGDSFVGAFAAALQAGFGFSGALQRGLAAGSLACTVAGAQPSVPRREAIEALAGKSVL; encoded by the coding sequence ATGATCATCGTCTTCGGCTCGCTCAATGTCGATCTGGTGACGCTGGTCGAGCGCTTGCCGGGTGCGGGGGAAACCGTAATGGGCCCCGGCTATGTCCTGCATCCCGGCGGCAAGGGCGCCAACCAGGCGTTGGCGGCCCGCCGTGCCGGCGCCGAGGTGACGCTCGTCGGCGCGGTCGGCCGCGACGGCTTCGCCGAGATCGCGCTCGGTCTCCTGGACGAGGATGGCGTCGATCTTTCCCACGTCGCGCGCACCGACGCGCCGACCGGCGCGGCCTTCATCGCCGTCGATGCCGATGGCGCCAATCAGATCGTTGTTGCAGCCGGCGCCAATGCGCTGGCGAAGGCCGATGCCGCCGAGGAGTTGAAGCCGGGCGAGGACGATCTCCTGCTGCTCCAGCGCGAGGTGCCGGAGAGCGAGTGCTTGCGGGCCGCGCGCGCGATGCGCGCCGGCGGCGGCCAAGTGATCCTCAACCTTGCTCCGGCCGGGGAACCAGCCCCGGAGTTGCTGGCGCTGACGGACATCCTGATCGTCAACGAGCATGAGGCGCTGATCCTGGCCCGCTCGCTCGGCTGGGACGAGACCGAGCCCGATGCGATCGCCCAGCGCGTCGATGGCGAGCGCAGTATCGCCTGCATCGTCACGCTGGGGAGCGCCGGCGCGGTCGGCTGGCATGGCGGCGTCCGGCGCCGGCTCGAGGCGCCGGTGGTCGAGGCGGTCGACACCGTTGCGGCCGGCGACAGTTTCGTCGGCGCCTTCGCTGCGGCGCTGCAAGCCGGCTTCGGCTTCTCGGGTGCGCTGCAGCGCGGGCTCGCCGCCGGCTCGCTGGCCTGCACTGTCGCCGGCGCCCAGCCGAGCGTGCCGCGCCGCGAGGCGATCGAGGCGCTGGCGGGCAAAAGTGTCCTGTAG
- a CDS encoding 2-dehydro-3-deoxygalactonokinase has translation MPKPLIALDWGTTRVRAFLIDEDGAVLAKRSADRGIQSVPAGGFPAAFAEIAGEFRQARPDAAVLLAGMVGSRNGWVEAPYVACPAAPENIAAAGLAVTLDDGTQATILPGLSCDEAAFDVMRGEETLIVGLRLTDGIACLPGTHSKWAEVKGGRITRFASFMTGEVYGLLREHSILSRLASEPVADDAAEGARRGLAAARRPGGLLNAAFHARSEILGGRMEGGAVGPYLSALLVAQEIEGARALFGGLANIHLVADGVLAGSYGRALAAAGLDHTLITPEDAFIAGVTHLATGLHA, from the coding sequence ATGCCGAAACCCCTGATCGCGCTCGACTGGGGCACGACACGCGTTCGCGCCTTCCTGATCGACGAGGATGGCGCGGTGCTGGCCAAGCGCAGCGCCGATCGCGGCATCCAGTCGGTGCCGGCTGGTGGCTTCCCGGCTGCCTTCGCCGAGATCGCCGGCGAATTCCGCCAGGCGCGCCCCGATGCGGCGGTGTTGCTGGCCGGTATGGTCGGCAGCCGCAATGGCTGGGTCGAGGCGCCCTATGTCGCCTGCCCGGCGGCGCCCGAGAACATCGCCGCCGCCGGCTTGGCCGTTACGCTCGACGACGGCACGCAAGCGACCATCCTGCCCGGCCTGTCCTGCGACGAGGCCGCCTTCGACGTGATGCGCGGTGAGGAGACGCTGATCGTCGGCCTCAGGCTGACCGATGGCATCGCCTGCCTGCCCGGCACCCATTCGAAATGGGCTGAGGTCAAGGGCGGCCGCATCACGCGTTTCGCCAGCTTCATGACCGGCGAGGTCTACGGCCTGCTGCGCGAGCATTCGATCCTGTCGCGGTTGGCGAGCGAGCCCGTGGCCGATGACGCAGCCGAGGGCGCGCGGCGCGGGCTTGCCGCGGCGCGGCGGCCCGGCGGCCTGCTCAACGCCGCCTTCCATGCGCGCAGCGAGATCCTGGGCGGGCGCATGGAGGGCGGTGCGGTCGGCCCCTATCTCTCTGCCCTGCTGGTGGCGCAGGAGATCGAAGGCGCCCGCGCTTTGTTCGGTGGCCTCGCCAATATCCATCTCGTCGCCGACGGCGTGCTGGCTGGGAGCTATGGCCGGGCGCTCGCCGCTGCCGGCCTCGACCATACGCTGATCACGCCCGAGGACGCCTTTATCGCCGGCGTGACCCACCTCGCCACCGGGCTACACGCATGA
- a CDS encoding tetratricopeptide repeat protein — MLRGWAALAMALLLTSATSALAQTSREARACFGTNKADELLARCQAVIARGDREPPAVRARAHSRLADVFRERGESDRAIQELNAAIALAPGEVRYLANRAVSFSDKGERTKAIIDYSAAIARDPKNALLIFNRGVDYAAGGEFDLAIADFSQAIVLKRDFTEAFDNRGAAFFHKKEFDKAAENFSQAITLNSKFANAWYNRGVLLAEQNKLDLALKDFDEAVKLAPNDASVRVKRGKVLFLQGELGRAIAEFNLTLRLATGSVEAYQLRAATYMKLKQPQRAIADYTNLLRLTPNDAGAFYNRGTAYFQSGDSERAVLDFNDALRLKPNDPATLTARAEARTPLGNDEAVLADLAAALVSDPKFARALVVRGNLLAQLKREPEALADLDKAIALDPALVEAHRVRGDLFARQGKLEAAIADYDAVLRLSPNDARNHWTRAQLHMRARDYDKAIADFGRTMELDPGNAGAFLIDRAGARSQKGDKPGALADLTAAIDIGQPNAGPAFYQRAYLHAGLDQFDKALADIGEAIARGNTRSEAYNLKAWALYKLGRPAEALPDAERAVLASPGSAYALDTRGHIREALGQRDEAIADYRAALKLVPDLTEARDALKRLGIEP, encoded by the coding sequence GTGCTTCGAGGCTGGGCCGCGCTCGCCATGGCATTGCTACTCACCTCTGCAACGAGTGCCTTGGCCCAGACCAGCCGCGAGGCGCGCGCCTGCTTCGGCACCAACAAGGCCGACGAGCTTCTGGCCCGCTGCCAGGCGGTCATTGCCCGCGGCGACCGTGAGCCGCCGGCTGTCCGGGCGCGAGCCCATAGTCGCCTCGCCGACGTCTTCCGCGAGCGCGGCGAATCCGACCGGGCCATCCAGGAGCTGAATGCGGCGATCGCGCTGGCGCCGGGAGAGGTGCGCTACCTCGCCAACCGGGCTGTCTCCTTCTCCGACAAGGGGGAGAGGACGAAGGCGATCATCGACTACAGCGCTGCTATCGCTCGGGATCCGAAGAACGCGCTGCTCATCTTCAATCGCGGCGTCGATTACGCCGCCGGTGGTGAGTTCGATCTCGCCATCGCCGATTTCTCGCAGGCGATCGTGCTCAAACGCGACTTCACCGAGGCTTTCGACAATCGTGGCGCTGCCTTCTTTCACAAGAAGGAGTTCGACAAGGCCGCGGAGAATTTCTCGCAGGCGATCACGCTCAACTCGAAATTCGCCAACGCCTGGTACAATCGCGGCGTCCTTCTGGCCGAGCAGAACAAGCTCGATCTCGCGCTCAAGGATTTCGACGAGGCGGTGAAGCTGGCGCCGAATGACGCCTCGGTCCGGGTGAAGCGCGGCAAGGTGCTGTTTCTGCAGGGCGAGCTCGGCCGCGCCATCGCCGAGTTCAACCTGACCTTGCGCCTCGCGACGGGCTCGGTCGAAGCCTATCAGCTGCGGGCGGCCACCTACATGAAGCTGAAGCAGCCGCAGCGTGCGATCGCCGACTACACCAACCTTCTGCGCCTGACCCCGAACGATGCCGGCGCCTTCTATAATCGCGGCACCGCCTATTTTCAGAGCGGCGATAGCGAGCGTGCTGTGCTCGACTTCAACGACGCCCTGCGCCTGAAACCGAACGATCCGGCGACGCTGACGGCGCGGGCCGAAGCCCGCACTCCGCTTGGCAATGACGAGGCTGTTCTCGCCGACCTCGCGGCAGCGCTCGTCAGCGACCCGAAGTTCGCCCGGGCTCTCGTGGTTCGCGGCAACCTGTTGGCCCAGCTCAAGCGGGAGCCTGAGGCGCTCGCCGATCTCGACAAGGCGATTGCGCTCGATCCGGCGCTGGTCGAGGCCCATCGCGTCCGCGGCGATCTGTTCGCACGGCAGGGCAAGCTCGAGGCGGCGATCGCCGACTACGATGCCGTCTTGCGGCTCTCGCCGAACGATGCGCGCAATCATTGGACACGCGCCCAGCTGCATATGCGTGCCCGCGACTACGACAAGGCGATCGCCGATTTCGGCCGGACGATGGAGCTCGATCCCGGCAATGCCGGCGCGTTTCTGATCGACCGCGCCGGCGCCCGCTCGCAAAAGGGTGACAAGCCGGGCGCCCTTGCCGACCTCACAGCGGCGATCGATATCGGCCAGCCGAATGCCGGGCCTGCCTTTTATCAGCGGGCCTATCTCCATGCGGGCCTCGACCAGTTCGACAAGGCTCTGGCGGATATCGGCGAGGCGATCGCCAGGGGCAATACGCGCAGCGAAGCCTATAACCTCAAGGCCTGGGCGCTCTACAAGCTCGGCCGGCCGGCCGAAGCCTTGCCGGATGCCGAGCGGGCGGTGCTCGCGAGCCCGGGTTCGGCCTATGCGCTCGATACCCGCGGCCATATCCGCGAGGCGCTCGGCCAGCGCGACGAGGCGATCGCCGACTACCGCGCGGCACTGAAGCTCGTTCCGGATCTCACTGAGGCGCGCGATGCGTTGAAGCGGCTCGGAATCGAACCTTGA
- a CDS encoding SEL1-like repeat protein, which yields MRRETVLLPVTVFGWLFCAGAMAETPAARPAPEQLDLPTLQKQAGRGDAPAQFELGKRYQHGQGVRKDPRRALGLYRQAAEQGHPPSINNLAAAYLMGDGVLRDEARAQALFERAAAGGNMVAQHNLGLLLYRRGNAEADPLAFTRFTQAAQQGHIGAMRALVTLYSKGRGTERDYTAALSWMRKAEAAGCVSAKTDLAKAYQYGYGVPMDLPVAVALYRQAAEAGDVPAQHNLGVRYARGEGVPRDNAEALRWFRKAADQGFARSLSALGTMYASGAGVARDPSEAARLYRLAAERGDADGQTNLGRAYVEGKGVGADPVAAFVWLTLAARQNGTDAKADLAKLLPRLDAAQIGRGNAAVGRWRPQPASGKVGPSDRELGCENG from the coding sequence GTGCGACGCGAAACCGTTCTGCTTCCTGTAACCGTCTTCGGCTGGCTGTTCTGTGCGGGCGCGATGGCCGAGACGCCGGCTGCCCGGCCGGCGCCGGAGCAACTCGATCTGCCGACCCTGCAGAAACAGGCCGGCCGAGGCGATGCGCCGGCGCAGTTCGAGCTCGGCAAGCGCTACCAGCATGGTCAGGGCGTCCGAAAGGACCCGCGGCGTGCGCTCGGTCTCTATCGGCAGGCGGCCGAGCAGGGTCATCCGCCCTCGATCAACAATCTGGCGGCTGCCTATCTGATGGGAGACGGCGTGCTGCGCGACGAAGCCAGAGCGCAGGCGCTGTTCGAGCGTGCCGCCGCGGGCGGCAACATGGTGGCCCAGCACAATCTCGGCCTGCTTCTGTACCGGCGCGGCAATGCCGAGGCAGACCCGCTCGCCTTCACCCGTTTCACGCAGGCAGCACAGCAAGGCCATATCGGCGCGATGCGTGCCCTGGTGACCCTCTATTCGAAAGGGCGCGGCACGGAACGGGACTACACTGCGGCGCTAAGTTGGATGCGTAAGGCCGAGGCCGCCGGTTGCGTCTCGGCCAAGACTGACCTGGCCAAGGCCTATCAGTATGGCTACGGCGTGCCGATGGACCTGCCCGTCGCCGTAGCGCTCTATCGCCAGGCCGCGGAGGCGGGCGACGTGCCGGCGCAACACAACCTCGGGGTTCGTTACGCACGCGGCGAAGGCGTCCCGCGCGACAATGCCGAGGCGCTGCGCTGGTTCCGCAAGGCCGCCGACCAGGGCTTTGCCCGGTCCTTGAGCGCACTCGGCACGATGTATGCCAGCGGTGCGGGCGTCGCCCGGGATCCTTCCGAAGCCGCGCGCCTTTATCGGCTCGCTGCCGAGCGTGGCGATGCCGACGGCCAGACCAATCTCGGCCGCGCTTATGTCGAAGGCAAGGGCGTCGGGGCCGATCCGGTCGCCGCCTTCGTCTGGCTGACACTGGCCGCGCGCCAGAACGGAACCGACGCCAAGGCGGATCTAGCCAAGCTGCTGCCCAGGCTCGATGCCGCTCAGATCGGGCGCGGCAATGCCGCAGTCGGTCGCTGGCGTCCGCAGCCGGCCTCCGGCAAGGTCGGACCATCTGACAGGGAGTTGGGATGCGAGAACGGTTGA
- a CDS encoding aldose epimerase family protein, which yields MLILSASHYSAHIAPQAGGMIAALEWQGSDGTTRPLLHAPAGLTPQTETPNKFGAWAMLPFANRAFDSMIDDGHTRFTVPSNNPAGTIHGFGWQSAWQVEQQGTGHTVLVHRRSAGPDPYRYLAKQEIRLGESGMTVALSLTNEADQALPFGMGLHPWFPCAADTRLGMTATGALIFGDQFRATGTQAFADGGPYAGNPVFATDAESAWSLLGWDGTARIETPSTGLAITLSASESLRCPVVWAPAGVDFLCVEPQSHAAGAPSERIVREVSPLARLQPGETLAGWVRIAAEAI from the coding sequence ATGCTGATTCTCTCGGCGAGCCATTACTCCGCTCATATCGCTCCGCAGGCCGGCGGCATGATCGCGGCGCTCGAATGGCAGGGATCAGACGGGACGACGCGGCCGCTGCTGCACGCGCCAGCCGGGCTGACGCCGCAAACCGAAACGCCTAACAAGTTCGGCGCATGGGCGATGCTGCCCTTCGCCAACCGCGCTTTCGACAGCATGATCGACGACGGCCATACCCGGTTCACCGTGCCATCAAACAATCCTGCCGGCACGATCCATGGCTTCGGTTGGCAGTCCGCCTGGCAGGTCGAGCAACAGGGCACCGGCCATACCGTGCTGGTGCACCGGCGTAGTGCCGGCCCCGATCCCTATCGCTACCTGGCAAAACAGGAAATCCGGCTGGGTGAGAGCGGTATGACCGTCGCGCTCTCGCTGACCAATGAGGCCGATCAAGCCCTCCCCTTCGGCATGGGCTTGCATCCCTGGTTTCCCTGCGCCGCCGACACCCGTCTTGGTATGACCGCGACCGGCGCGCTGATCTTCGGCGACCAGTTCCGCGCCACCGGCACGCAAGCCTTCGCCGATGGCGGGCCCTATGCCGGGAACCCGGTCTTCGCCACTGATGCGGAAAGCGCCTGGAGCCTTTTGGGCTGGGACGGCACGGCCCGGATCGAGACACCCTCGACCGGCCTCGCGATCACGCTGAGCGCGAGCGAGAGCCTGCGCTGCCCAGTGGTCTGGGCGCCGGCTGGCGTCGATTTCCTCTGCGTCGAGCCGCAGAGCCATGCCGCCGGTGCCCCGAGCGAACGGATCGTGCGCGAGGTCTCGCCGCTCGCCCGGCTTCAGCCGGGCGAGACCCTGGCAGGTTGGGTGCGGATCGCCGCTGAGGCGATCTAG
- a CDS encoding L,D-transpeptidase, whose translation MYRLLGILAFLCASFAGLASAEAKLDVRVDIVAQRMSVATSDGEVYNWAISSGRKGFRSPNGVYRPTRLERSWYSRKYGGAMPYSVFFRGGYAIHGTTAVGALGRPASHGCIRLHPANAAKLFALVKKHGAGSTRIALNGAASDNLSRFAKASSGTKHTIAKAKIKTQKAVLTAKQQRQGPAWGEAREQMLLRPAIPAGAIGFQPLSGTGWR comes from the coding sequence ATGTATCGCCTTCTCGGCATTCTGGCCTTTCTATGCGCGTCATTCGCCGGCCTCGCTTCGGCTGAGGCCAAGCTCGACGTCCGCGTCGACATCGTCGCCCAGCGCATGAGCGTCGCCACAAGCGATGGCGAGGTCTACAATTGGGCGATCTCGTCTGGCCGCAAGGGTTTCCGCTCGCCCAACGGCGTCTATCGCCCGACGCGACTCGAGCGCAGCTGGTATTCGCGCAAATATGGCGGGGCGATGCCCTATTCGGTGTTCTTCCGCGGCGGCTATGCCATCCACGGTACCACCGCCGTCGGTGCACTCGGCCGCCCGGCCTCGCATGGCTGCATCCGCCTGCATCCGGCCAACGCCGCCAAGCTCTTCGCGCTGGTCAAGAAGCACGGCGCCGGCAGCACCCGCATCGCCCTGAACGGCGCTGCGTCGGACAATCTCTCGCGCTTCGCCAAGGCGTCCTCGGGCACGAAGCACACCATCGCCAAGGCCAAGATCAAGACGCAGAAGGCCGTGCTCACGGCCAAGCAGCAGCGCCAGGGTCCGGCCTGGGGCGAGGCCCGCGAGCAGATGCTGCTCAGGCCGGCTATCCCTGCCGGTGCGATCGGCTTTCAGCCACTCTCGGGGACGGGCTGGCGCTAG
- the ubiB gene encoding 2-polyprenylphenol 6-hydroxylase, which translates to MISALAHLARSARVGFVLAREGALALVDPSVLPPAARGLIALGRLIERRGAGSSATRLAAALTRLGPSYVKFGQFLATRPDVVGMKIAEDLSALQDRMAPFPMAQARAAIEAAHGEPVEAIFVDFSEPVAAASIAQVHRARLKDGSEVAVKILRPGIRDRFHRDLASMRFGAQLAEARSPEARRLRFVAIVETLARSVTMEMDLRLEAAALSEFTENTKEDADFRVPAPDWQLTAREMLVDEWIDGIRLSDVEALRAAGHDLPALGRNVIQSFLKHAIRDGFFHADMHPGNLFVDAEGRLVAVDGGIMGRLGHKERRFLAEILFGFITRDYRRVAEVHFEAGYVPAHHSVDDFAQAIRAVGEPIHDKRADEISMAKVLTLLFEITGLFDMATRTELVMLQKTMVVVEGVARTLDPHLDMWTTAEPVVRDWLTRNLGPIGKLEDAGRSVRTLVGSLANLPETVGRAERVLGQLEDSSRHGFSLDEASVQAIGRAEAARNRWGNWALWLIAALLAWIVFFD; encoded by the coding sequence ATGATCTCCGCGCTCGCCCATCTCGCCCGCTCGGCGCGGGTCGGTTTCGTGCTGGCGCGCGAGGGCGCCCTGGCGCTCGTCGATCCTTCGGTGCTGCCGCCGGCGGCGCGTGGCCTGATCGCGCTTGGCCGCCTGATCGAGCGGCGCGGCGCCGGCTCATCCGCGACGCGTCTTGCCGCTGCGCTGACGCGGCTCGGCCCGTCCTATGTCAAATTCGGCCAGTTCCTGGCGACCCGGCCCGATGTCGTCGGCATGAAGATCGCCGAGGACCTCTCGGCGCTGCAGGATCGGATGGCGCCCTTCCCGATGGCGCAGGCGCGCGCCGCGATCGAAGCCGCCCATGGCGAGCCGGTCGAGGCGATCTTCGTCGACTTCAGCGAACCGGTGGCGGCCGCCTCGATCGCTCAGGTTCACCGCGCGCGCCTCAAGGACGGCTCCGAGGTCGCGGTCAAGATTCTCCGGCCCGGTATCCGCGACCGTTTTCATCGCGACCTCGCTTCCATGCGCTTCGGGGCGCAACTGGCGGAAGCGCGTTCGCCCGAGGCGCGCCGCCTGCGTTTCGTCGCCATCGTCGAGACGCTGGCACGCTCGGTCACCATGGAGATGGATCTGCGGCTGGAGGCGGCGGCGCTCTCGGAGTTCACGGAGAATACCAAGGAGGATGCCGATTTCCGCGTGCCGGCGCCGGACTGGCAACTGACCGCGCGCGAGATGCTGGTCGACGAATGGATCGACGGCATCCGCCTATCCGATGTCGAGGCGCTCCGCGCCGCCGGCCATGATCTGCCGGCGCTCGGCCGCAACGTCATCCAGTCCTTCCTGAAGCACGCCATCCGCGACGGCTTCTTCCATGCCGACATGCACCCCGGAAACCTGTTCGTCGATGCTGAAGGCCGGCTGGTTGCGGTCGATGGCGGCATCATGGGCCGGCTCGGCCACAAGGAGCGGCGCTTCCTCGCCGAAATCCTGTTCGGCTTCATCACCCGCGATTACCGGCGCGTCGCCGAGGTACATTTCGAGGCGGGCTATGTCCCGGCCCATCATTCGGTCGACGATTTCGCCCAGGCGATCCGCGCCGTCGGCGAGCCGATCCACGACAAGCGCGCCGATGAGATCTCGATGGCGAAGGTGCTGACGCTCCTGTTCGAGATCACCGGCCTGTTCGACATGGCGACGCGCACCGAGCTCGTCATGCTGCAGAAGACCATGGTGGTCGTCGAAGGCGTCGCCCGCACGCTCGATCCGCATCTCGACATGTGGACCACGGCCGAGCCGGTCGTGCGCGATTGGCTGACCCGCAATCTCGGGCCGATCGGCAAGCTCGAGGATGCCGGCCGCAGCGTTCGCACCCTCGTCGGCAGCCTCGCCAACCTGCCCGAAACGGTCGGCCGGGCTGAGCGCGTCCTGGGACAGCTCGAGGATTCCTCGCGTCATGGCTTCTCGCTCGACGAGGCCAGCGTGCAGGCGATCGGCCGGGCGGAAGCCGCGCGCAATCGCTGGGGCAACTGGGCGCTCTGGCTGATCGCAGCGCTACTCGCCTGGATCGTGTTCTTCGACTAG